From a region of the Vagococcus coleopterorum genome:
- the parC gene encoding DNA topoisomerase IV subunit A, with protein sequence MSTRDDIQNLALKDVMGDRFGRYSKYIIQERALPDIRDGLKPVQRRILFAMDQDGNTFDKGFRKSAKSVGNIMGNYHPHGDSSIYEAMVRMSQDWKLREVLIEMHGNNGSMDGDPAAAMRYTEARLSKLSNELLEDIEKETVDFVWNFDDTEKEPTVLPAKYPNLLVNGSTGISAGYATEIPTHNLGEIIDGTIHLIDHPNATLDKLMTFIPGPDFPTGGILQGKEELKKAYETGKGRVVVRSVTKIEPLKGGKQQIVINEIPYEVNKANLVKKMDEIRINKKVDGIAEVRDESDRNGLQVVVELKKDTNAEGILNYLFKNTDLQVNYNFNMVAIDNQRPHQVGLKRILESYIGHRRSVIYRRSEFELAKANKRQHIVSGLIKALSILDEVIATIRSSKDKKDAKMNLVKAYAFTEEQAEAIVSLQLYRLTNTDITALEAEATELAETIARLTEILNDEKALLKVLKAELRDVKKNFANDRKTVIEDEIEEIVVETKILIAQEEVVATVTQEGYIKRSSLRSFSASSPDELGMKETDTLIFAKQLNTLDHLLIVTNKGNMIYRPVHELPDLRWKDVGEHLSQQLSGLEVDEKVVAAFDYTELATNKSFVFISRGGLIKQTKMNEFDVWRTYKGRPTLCMNLKDSSEEIVNCYLVDEAIEYDVFLASHRGFGLRYPLNEVPTVGARAAGVKSMNLKDGDYVVNGVLIEPEAKTSISIVTQRGSVKRMIAQEIAPLSRAKRGLMIIRELKTNPHRIVYVALSDQGTFEVVMQNNTKYEVSKMDHQISDRTSNGSSLGDEKKDGEVFEVHSLTEVILKQTKNN encoded by the coding sequence ATGAGCACACGCGATGATATACAAAATTTAGCATTAAAAGATGTTATGGGCGATCGTTTTGGTCGTTACTCTAAATACATCATTCAAGAACGTGCTTTACCAGACATTCGTGACGGGTTAAAACCCGTTCAACGACGTATCTTGTTTGCTATGGACCAAGATGGTAATACCTTTGATAAAGGATTCCGTAAGTCGGCCAAATCCGTTGGTAACATCATGGGTAATTACCATCCACATGGTGACAGCAGTATTTACGAAGCGATGGTTCGAATGAGTCAGGACTGGAAGTTACGTGAAGTCTTGATTGAAATGCACGGTAATAACGGTAGTATGGATGGTGATCCGGCTGCCGCAATGCGTTATACAGAAGCACGTTTATCAAAATTAAGTAATGAATTATTGGAAGATATCGAAAAAGAAACAGTCGATTTCGTCTGGAACTTCGATGATACTGAAAAAGAGCCAACCGTTTTACCTGCTAAATATCCAAACTTGTTAGTTAACGGATCAACGGGTATCTCTGCTGGTTACGCGACAGAAATTCCAACACATAACTTAGGTGAAATCATTGATGGGACAATCCATTTAATCGACCATCCTAATGCAACGCTAGATAAGTTAATGACCTTTATTCCTGGACCTGATTTTCCAACAGGTGGAATTTTGCAAGGTAAGGAAGAGTTGAAGAAAGCTTATGAAACAGGAAAGGGACGTGTTGTTGTCCGTTCTGTCACTAAGATTGAACCACTTAAAGGTGGTAAACAACAAATTGTCATTAATGAAATTCCTTATGAAGTTAATAAAGCGAATTTAGTTAAGAAAATGGATGAAATCCGTATCAACAAAAAAGTTGATGGGATTGCTGAAGTTCGTGATGAAAGTGACCGTAATGGTTTACAAGTTGTTGTGGAATTGAAAAAAGACACAAATGCAGAAGGTATTTTAAATTATTTATTTAAAAATACTGACCTGCAAGTCAACTATAACTTCAATATGGTAGCGATTGATAATCAACGTCCGCATCAAGTGGGATTAAAACGTATTTTAGAATCGTATATTGGACATAGACGCTCGGTAATTTACCGTCGTAGTGAATTTGAATTAGCAAAAGCTAACAAACGCCAACACATCGTATCTGGTTTAATTAAAGCTTTATCGATATTAGATGAGGTCATTGCAACAATTCGTAGCAGTAAAGATAAAAAAGATGCCAAAATGAATTTAGTAAAAGCGTACGCATTTACTGAAGAACAAGCGGAAGCGATTGTATCTTTACAACTTTATCGCTTAACTAATACGGATATTACGGCTTTAGAAGCAGAAGCGACTGAACTAGCTGAGACAATTGCTCGTTTAACTGAAATTCTAAATGACGAAAAAGCCTTGTTGAAAGTCTTGAAAGCAGAATTACGAGATGTGAAGAAAAACTTTGCCAATGATCGTAAAACAGTTATCGAAGATGAAATTGAAGAAATTGTTGTTGAAACTAAGATTTTGATTGCTCAAGAAGAAGTTGTAGCAACAGTGACTCAAGAAGGCTATATCAAACGTAGTAGCTTACGCTCATTCAGCGCTTCTAGCCCAGATGAGCTTGGCATGAAGGAAACAGACACGTTGATCTTTGCGAAGCAATTAAATACGCTGGATCACTTGTTAATTGTGACGAATAAAGGAAATATGATTTATCGACCTGTTCATGAATTACCAGACTTACGTTGGAAAGATGTAGGAGAGCATTTATCTCAACAACTATCAGGTCTTGAAGTTGATGAGAAAGTCGTAGCAGCTTTCGATTATACTGAATTAGCAACTAATAAATCATTTGTCTTTATTAGTCGTGGCGGTTTAATTAAACAAACTAAAATGAATGAATTTGATGTTTGGCGTACTTATAAAGGCCGTCCGACATTATGTATGAACTTAAAAGATTCATCTGAAGAAATTGTTAATTGTTATCTTGTTGACGAAGCCATTGAATATGATGTCTTCTTAGCTAGTCATAGAGGTTTCGGATTGCGTTATCCGCTTAACGAAGTGCCGACAGTGGGTGCCCGTGCAGCAGGTGTGAAATCAATGAATTTGAAAGATGGAGATTACGTAGTTAACGGCGTCTTAATTGAACCGGAAGCTAAAACATCAATTAGTATTGTGACACAACGAGGTTCCGTTAAACGAATGATAGCGCAAGAAATTGCACCATTAAGTCGAGCAAAACGTGGATTAATGATTATTCGCGAATTGAAAACAAATCCACACCGCATTGTTTATGTTGCTTTGAGTGATCAAGGAACATTCGAAGTAGTCATGCAAAATAACACGAAATACGAAGTTTCCAAGATGGACCATCAAATTAGTGATCGGACATCTAACGGCTCATCATTAGGTGATGAGAAAAAAGATGGCGAAGTATTTGAAGTTCATTCATTAACTGAAGTCATCTTAAAACAAACAAAAAATAATTAA
- the parE gene encoding DNA topoisomerase IV subunit B produces the protein MSKKVTNDYNDSSIQVLEGLEAVRKRPGMYIGSTDSRGLHHLVYEIVDNAVDEALSGHGNEIEVTIHKDNSISVQDYGRGMPVGMHASGVPTVQVIFTVLHAGGKFGQGGYKTSGGLHGVGASVVNALSSWVDVKIVRDGIEYEMSFKDGGKPVGTLKKVGKTTKKNGTFIHFLPDATIFSTTKFSYDTLAERLRESAFLLKGVKITIRDERPEEVVEEVFHYEEGIKEFIAYLNEDKDNLTPVIYFSGEKEGIETEVSFQYNDGYSESILSFVNNVRTKDGGTHEVGMKTALTKTFNEYARKVGLLKEKDKNLEGSDFREGLTAVVSVRIPENLLQFEGQTKGKLGTPLARSVVESTISEQMVFYLQENSEMSQMLVRKAIKAREARDAARKAREESRSGKKKRKGESLLSGKLTPAQSRNPKRNELYLVEGDSAGGSAKQGRDRKFQAILPLRGKVINTEKAKLQDILKNEEINTMIYTIGAGYSPDFSLEDCNYDKVIIMTDADTDGAHIQTLLLTFFYRFMKPLVEAGKVYIALPPLYKVSKGVGKKAQQEYAWTEDELAAITEKYGKGYMIQRYKGLGEMNADQLWETTMDPETRTLIRVTLDEDEGEAGSNERIVSTLMGDKVERRRNWIENNVAFTLEEEGSILDTVDEDEHDVVGTPTIENEEDIFDDAREETLEHIEEDNEDKNEEVEKPISERVIIENYRDTVVEELSLFDLDEE, from the coding sequence ATGAGTAAAAAAGTAACGAATGATTATAATGATTCTTCCATCCAGGTTCTAGAAGGACTAGAAGCAGTTAGAAAGCGTCCAGGGATGTATATTGGGTCAACTGACTCACGCGGATTACATCATTTGGTTTATGAAATTGTTGATAACGCAGTGGATGAGGCCTTATCAGGTCATGGTAACGAGATTGAAGTGACAATCCATAAAGATAATAGCATTAGCGTGCAAGACTATGGACGTGGAATGCCAGTAGGAATGCATGCCTCTGGAGTCCCAACTGTTCAGGTTATTTTCACTGTGCTGCATGCCGGTGGTAAATTCGGTCAAGGTGGTTATAAAACGTCAGGCGGTTTACATGGTGTGGGTGCCAGTGTAGTAAACGCCTTATCATCTTGGGTTGATGTTAAAATCGTTAGAGATGGCATTGAATATGAAATGAGCTTTAAAGATGGTGGGAAACCAGTTGGCACTCTGAAGAAAGTTGGTAAAACGACTAAGAAAAATGGAACATTTATCCATTTCTTGCCAGATGCAACTATTTTCTCAACAACTAAATTTTCATATGATACATTAGCTGAGCGTTTACGCGAATCAGCCTTCTTGTTAAAAGGTGTTAAAATCACTATTCGTGATGAACGACCTGAAGAAGTGGTGGAAGAAGTTTTTCATTACGAAGAAGGAATCAAAGAATTCATTGCATATTTAAATGAAGATAAAGACAACTTAACCCCTGTTATCTATTTTTCTGGTGAAAAAGAAGGAATCGAGACTGAGGTTTCTTTCCAATACAATGATGGTTACTCTGAAAGTATTTTGTCATTCGTAAACAACGTTCGTACAAAAGATGGTGGTACCCATGAAGTTGGGATGAAGACAGCCTTAACTAAAACCTTTAACGAATATGCTCGTAAAGTTGGGTTATTAAAAGAAAAAGATAAGAACCTAGAAGGTAGTGACTTCCGTGAAGGATTGACGGCAGTTGTTTCAGTGCGTATTCCGGAGAATTTACTGCAATTTGAAGGTCAAACGAAAGGTAAACTCGGAACACCGTTAGCACGATCAGTAGTCGAATCGACTATTAGTGAACAAATGGTCTTCTATTTACAAGAAAATAGCGAAATGAGCCAAATGTTGGTTCGTAAAGCAATTAAAGCTCGTGAAGCAAGAGATGCTGCCCGTAAAGCTCGTGAAGAAAGTCGTTCAGGCAAGAAAAAACGTAAAGGCGAATCATTATTATCTGGTAAGTTAACGCCAGCTCAATCACGTAATCCAAAGCGCAATGAATTGTACTTAGTAGAGGGTGACTCTGCCGGTGGTTCAGCAAAACAAGGACGCGACCGAAAATTCCAAGCAATCTTGCCGTTACGTGGTAAGGTTATTAATACAGAAAAAGCTAAATTACAAGATATCCTGAAAAATGAAGAAATCAATACAATGATTTACACAATTGGTGCCGGCTACTCGCCAGATTTCTCATTAGAAGATTGTAACTATGATAAAGTTATCATCATGACCGATGCAGATACCGATGGTGCGCACATTCAAACACTATTACTAACATTCTTCTATCGCTTTATGAAACCTTTAGTTGAAGCTGGGAAGGTTTATATCGCTTTACCGCCGCTTTACAAGGTATCAAAAGGTGTAGGTAAAAAAGCGCAACAAGAATACGCTTGGACTGAAGATGAGTTAGCAGCTATTACTGAGAAGTACGGTAAGGGCTATATGATTCAACGTTACAAAGGTCTTGGTGAAATGAATGCGGATCAACTATGGGAAACAACCATGGATCCAGAAACTCGCACCTTAATTCGTGTGACCTTAGATGAAGATGAGGGTGAAGCAGGAAGTAATGAACGTATTGTATCGACCTTAATGGGTGATAAAGTGGAGCGTCGTCGTAACTGGATTGAAAATAATGTTGCTTTCACTTTAGAAGAAGAAGGTAGTATTTTAGATACCGTTGATGAAGACGAGCATGATGTAGTTGGGACACCAACTATTGAGAACGAAGAAGATATTTTTGATGATGCTCGCGAAGAAACATTGGAGCACATTGAAGAAGATAACGAAGATAAAAATGAAGAGGTTGAGAAGCCTATCTCAGAACGTGTTATTATTGAAAATTACCGCGACACAGTCGTGGAAGAATTAAGTCTATTTGATTTAGATGAAGAGTAA
- a CDS encoding DUF6580 family putative transport protein: protein MPILIYGTSLGFINQTPILLAAELIAISSLLLLADVVNDPSRVKTLSFGFILLGAAIFSRLLSVWLPGVNAMAAIVMLTGIYGGSRLGLSVGMAAPFLTNMFFIQGAWTPFQMYAYGMLGLIAGIPWIARQSRTSIVIMTLFAIIMGVAFSLFMDSWTLISFGSTGSLNYYLVLVMQAIPFTIKYMISNGIFINLLNRPVQWLVKFIEKQ from the coding sequence ATGCCTATATTGATTTATGGAACCTCTCTGGGATTTATTAATCAAACTCCTATCTTATTAGCTGCGGAACTTATCGCTATCAGTTCCTTATTGTTATTGGCAGATGTAGTGAACGATCCATCTAGAGTTAAGACTTTATCGTTTGGCTTTATTTTATTAGGTGCAGCTATTTTCAGCCGCTTGTTATCGGTTTGGTTACCAGGAGTAAATGCTATGGCTGCTATTGTTATGTTGACAGGTATTTATGGAGGTAGCCGTTTAGGACTTTCAGTAGGTATGGCTGCACCATTCTTAACAAACATGTTCTTTATTCAAGGAGCTTGGACACCGTTTCAAATGTATGCTTACGGAATGCTGGGGCTAATAGCGGGAATTCCTTGGATTGCTAGGCAATCACGAACAAGTATAGTGATTATGACATTGTTTGCAATTATTATGGGAGTTGCTTTTTCATTATTTATGGATTCTTGGACATTGATTTCTTTCGGATCAACAGGTTCACTCAATTATTATTTAGTCTTGGTGATGCAAGCTATTCCCTTTACAATAAAATATATGATTAGCAATGGTATTTTTATCAATCTATTAAATCGACCAGTCCAATGGCTAGTTAAATTTATAGAAAAACAATAG
- the ald gene encoding alanine dehydrogenase, with translation MKIGLPKEIKNNENRVGLTPIGVKTLIRSGHELFVETQAGAGVGFTDADYQTAGATVVETAAEAWSQEMVIKVKEPLPAEYPFFREDLLLFTYLHLANEPELTEALLQAKTTGVAYETVQLPDRSLPLLAPMSEVAGRMASQIGAQFLEKVHGGKGILLGGVPGVDRGKVTIVGGGVAGTNAAKVAIGLGADVTIMDISPKRLREIDMEFGNLIKTKISNEATIEEEVRNSDLVIGAVLIPGAKAPKLVKEYMVEQMKPGSVLVDIAIDQGGIFETTDRITTHEAPTFEKHGVVHYSVANMPGAVPRTSALALENATLPFALELANKGYKQALRDNPALMLGLNTEQGYVTFEGVAEAFGKEYVKPELLID, from the coding sequence ATGAAAATTGGATTACCGAAAGAAATCAAAAACAACGAAAATAGAGTTGGCTTAACTCCTATTGGTGTTAAAACGTTAATACGTAGCGGCCACGAACTATTCGTTGAAACACAAGCTGGTGCGGGCGTTGGCTTTACTGATGCAGATTATCAAACAGCTGGAGCAACAGTTGTTGAAACTGCTGCGGAAGCTTGGTCACAAGAAATGGTGATTAAAGTAAAAGAGCCCCTACCTGCTGAATATCCATTTTTCAGAGAAGACTTGCTTTTATTCACTTACTTACACTTAGCAAATGAACCAGAACTGACAGAAGCTTTGTTACAGGCAAAAACAACGGGTGTTGCCTATGAAACTGTTCAATTACCAGACCGTTCTCTTCCTCTACTTGCTCCAATGTCAGAAGTAGCAGGTCGTATGGCTTCACAAATTGGCGCACAATTCCTTGAAAAAGTACACGGCGGTAAAGGTATCTTACTTGGAGGTGTTCCTGGGGTTGATCGTGGAAAAGTAACTATCGTTGGCGGTGGCGTTGCTGGTACAAATGCAGCGAAAGTTGCCATTGGTCTTGGTGCTGATGTCACTATTATGGATATTTCACCAAAACGTTTACGTGAAATAGATATGGAATTTGGCAACCTGATTAAAACAAAGATTTCTAACGAAGCAACCATCGAAGAAGAAGTTCGTAATAGCGATTTAGTTATCGGTGCCGTTTTAATTCCTGGTGCTAAAGCGCCTAAACTAGTTAAAGAATACATGGTTGAACAAATGAAGCCAGGTTCAGTCCTAGTCGATATCGCTATTGACCAAGGAGGAATTTTTGAAACAACAGATCGCATCACAACCCATGAAGCACCTACGTTTGAAAAACATGGTGTGGTCCACTACTCTGTTGCCAATATGCCTGGTGCTGTACCGAGAACTTCAGCACTAGCTTTAGAAAATGCAACATTACCATTTGCTTTAGAATTAGCAAATAAAGGGTATAAACAAGCCTTACGTGATAATCCTGCATTGATGTTAGGATTAAATACTGAACAAGGTTATGTTACTTTCGAAGGTGTTGCAGAAGCCTTTGGTAAAGAATATGTTAAACCAGAATTACTAATTGATTAA
- the feoB gene encoding ferrous iron transporter B produces the protein MVEQLTLVNENNGHVVALAGNPNVGKSTVFNQLTGLKQHTGNWPGKTVGIAEGTVEHEGEFYCLVDLPGTYSLSSNSEEEEVAQDFIQSEQSVATICVCDATSLERNLNLVLQIMQMSDKVVVCINLIDEARKKGIHINIDKLQSLLGVPVVATAARQNEGLDDLMVALSDVVVGDIKMNPYMKEALASLSDDPEENTKALLDRATVIADDVIELDNEDYNRRDRKLDKILTQRATGLPIMILLLVVVFWFTIQGANVPSDALAKMFSTIGDYLNQFAHYIHMPEWLRGALIDGVYNVLSTVISVMLPPMAIFFPIFTLLEDFGYLPRVAFNLDSFFAKAGACGKQALTMCMGFGCNAAGVTGTRIINSPREKLIAIVTNNFVPCNGRFPILISIITMFFVGSSVTLGNSLKSAFMLAAVVILGVFSTFWISQLLSKTILKGIPSSFTLELPPYRKPQVGSVIVRSIFDRTLFVLWRAMVVAAPAGLVIWVMANIMVGDQSILALITDTIDPFARLMGLDGTILMAFILGLPANEIVIPIMVMGYLSKSTLFEFESLDQFKQLLLDNGWTWLTAANTILFTLYHWPCSTTLMTIYKETKSHKWTWVSFLVPTIMGIVVTMLTTFLAHLFNLV, from the coding sequence ATGGTTGAACAATTAACATTAGTCAATGAAAACAATGGCCATGTGGTCGCTTTAGCAGGGAATCCCAATGTTGGTAAAAGTACGGTCTTCAATCAATTGACAGGTTTGAAACAACATACGGGTAACTGGCCAGGTAAGACAGTCGGAATTGCTGAAGGAACCGTGGAGCATGAAGGTGAATTTTATTGTCTGGTCGATCTACCCGGAACGTATTCTTTATCATCAAATTCAGAAGAAGAAGAGGTTGCCCAAGATTTTATTCAATCAGAGCAGTCTGTCGCAACAATTTGTGTTTGTGATGCCACATCTCTTGAGCGTAATTTAAACTTAGTCTTACAAATTATGCAGATGTCAGATAAAGTCGTTGTCTGTATCAACTTAATTGATGAGGCACGTAAAAAAGGGATTCATATTAATATCGATAAGCTACAATCACTACTTGGTGTCCCTGTTGTCGCAACAGCTGCGAGACAGAATGAAGGTCTAGATGATTTAATGGTGGCTTTAAGTGACGTGGTTGTTGGCGACATTAAGATGAACCCTTATATGAAAGAAGCTCTGGCATCGTTATCTGATGACCCAGAAGAAAACACTAAAGCTTTATTGGATCGCGCTACAGTAATCGCGGATGACGTCATTGAATTAGATAATGAAGATTACAATAGACGCGACCGGAAATTAGACAAGATTCTAACACAACGAGCAACAGGGTTACCGATTATGATTTTATTATTAGTGGTTGTTTTTTGGTTCACTATACAAGGTGCTAACGTTCCGTCAGACGCTTTAGCTAAAATGTTTAGTACGATTGGGGACTATTTAAATCAATTCGCTCATTATATTCACATGCCAGAGTGGTTGAGAGGCGCATTAATTGATGGGGTGTACAATGTTCTATCAACTGTTATTTCAGTAATGCTACCACCAATGGCAATCTTCTTCCCAATTTTTACTTTATTAGAGGATTTTGGCTATTTACCACGTGTTGCTTTTAATTTAGATAGCTTCTTCGCTAAAGCAGGCGCTTGTGGTAAACAAGCATTAACAATGTGTATGGGATTCGGTTGTAATGCAGCTGGTGTGACAGGTACAAGAATTATTAATTCACCACGCGAAAAATTAATTGCTATTGTTACGAATAATTTTGTTCCGTGTAACGGGCGTTTCCCAATCTTGATTTCGATCATTACAATGTTCTTCGTAGGGAGTTCAGTCACACTGGGTAACAGTTTAAAATCAGCCTTTATGTTGGCAGCTGTGGTTATTCTTGGTGTGTTTTCTACATTTTGGATATCCCAATTACTATCAAAAACCATTTTAAAAGGGATCCCTTCATCATTTACATTAGAGTTGCCGCCTTACCGTAAGCCGCAAGTAGGTTCAGTGATTGTGCGATCAATCTTTGATAGAACATTATTTGTCTTATGGCGTGCTATGGTTGTTGCAGCACCGGCTGGTTTAGTTATTTGGGTAATGGCCAACATTATGGTCGGTGATCAAAGTATTCTTGCGTTGATTACCGATACAATCGATCCTTTCGCTCGCTTAATGGGCTTAGATGGAACCATTTTAATGGCCTTTATTTTAGGCTTGCCAGCCAATGAAATTGTTATTCCAATTATGGTGATGGGATACTTAAGCAAATCAACATTATTTGAATTTGAATCACTGGATCAATTTAAACAATTATTATTAGATAATGGTTGGACGTGGTTAACAGCTGCGAACACAATTCTTTTTACGTTATACCACTGGCCTTGTTCAACAACCTTGATGACTATCTACAAAGAAACGAAAAGTCACAAGTGGACATGGGTTTCATTCTTAGTTCCAACAATTATGGGTATTGTAGTGACGATGCTGACAACTTTCTTAGCACATTTATTCAATCTAGTATAA
- a CDS encoding FeoA family protein, with protein sequence MILSDMTLRQKAVVSEVNHPDKQMQQRLMDLGFYPGGKIKLVLISPKNDPKAYEVRGTVIAIRNEDAKFIKVKVGE encoded by the coding sequence ATGATTTTATCAGATATGACATTACGACAGAAAGCAGTAGTTTCGGAAGTGAATCACCCTGATAAACAAATGCAACAACGATTAATGGATTTAGGATTTTACCCTGGTGGAAAAATCAAGCTAGTTTTAATCAGCCCAAAAAACGATCCGAAAGCCTATGAAGTGAGAGGAACTGTCATAGCGATTAGAAATGAAGATGCAAAATTTATTAAAGTGAAAGTTGGCGAATAA
- the plsY gene encoding glycerol-3-phosphate 1-O-acyltransferase PlsY: MKLIAIFLLAYLLGSIPSGVWVGKLFFNKDLREFGSKSSGTTNTFRVLGRQAGTAVLIMDILKGTLATCLPMIFGLNINPLWVGLAAILGHTFPIFANFKGGKAVATSAGMLLGFSPLFFIWSSSIFIITLMITSMVSLTSMISAVLITLSTIILPFVWPTILPEFNLSLTLFAFGITIFIFMRHRENIKRIKAGTENRVPFGLNKRQ; this comes from the coding sequence ATGAAATTAATCGCTATTTTTTTACTAGCATATTTATTAGGTTCAATCCCCTCTGGCGTATGGGTTGGGAAGTTGTTTTTTAATAAAGATCTACGTGAGTTTGGCAGTAAAAGTTCAGGCACAACCAATACGTTTCGAGTGTTAGGTCGGCAAGCTGGAACAGCTGTCTTAATAATGGATATTTTAAAAGGGACACTAGCCACCTGTTTACCTATGATTTTTGGTCTAAATATCAATCCTTTATGGGTTGGTTTAGCAGCAATATTAGGTCATACGTTTCCTATTTTTGCTAACTTCAAAGGTGGAAAAGCTGTTGCAACTAGCGCAGGCATGTTACTCGGATTTAGTCCGCTGTTCTTTATTTGGTCATCAAGCATTTTTATTATAACGCTAATGATTACTAGTATGGTTAGTTTAACTAGCATGATCAGTGCTGTCTTAATTACTTTATCAACTATTATTTTGCCATTTGTTTGGCCAACTATTTTACCTGAGTTCAATTTATCACTGACATTATTTGCTTTTGGTATCACAATCTTTATCTTTATGCGTCATCGTGAAAATATTAAACGAATTAAAGCTGGTACCGAAAACCGCGTCCCTTTTGGTTTAAATAAACGTCAATAA
- a CDS encoding NAD-dependent dehydratase: MKKMLVFGGTRFFGQKVVHHFLDLGYDVTIATRGKSTDDLGELVNRVVLDRSDATHPGWASLNKEKWDVVFDNISFTWEDSKIICDQLDADNIGHYLFTSSLAVYEGAAPEAGFTEKDFDPTNYNFTPTSDVSYGEGKRQCESYLETNYHGLKTYLRFPVVLDDDDYTERLHYYVRHALQNEEINFKRQDGRYSFVEASEIPKVIQFIVENKTSGPLNVASDEIYTTKDFLSRLLSGTELSSLNICYDLTQEAAPLSKYDEPLSAAYLTSLGYQTSQLDDWFPQLIRSLTIQERS; this comes from the coding sequence ATGAAAAAAATGTTAGTCTTTGGCGGTACACGTTTCTTCGGACAGAAAGTCGTTCACCACTTTCTAGACCTTGGTTATGACGTGACAATCGCAACTCGTGGGAAATCAACAGATGACTTAGGAGAATTAGTCAATCGTGTGGTGCTTGATCGTAGTGATGCCACTCACCCAGGTTGGGCTTCTTTAAATAAAGAGAAATGGGATGTGGTTTTTGATAATATCTCTTTTACATGGGAAGATAGCAAAATCATTTGCGATCAACTAGATGCTGACAATATTGGTCATTACCTGTTCACTTCTAGTTTAGCTGTTTATGAAGGAGCTGCTCCTGAAGCAGGTTTCACTGAAAAAGACTTTGATCCAACTAATTATAACTTCACCCCTACATCAGATGTGAGCTACGGCGAAGGCAAACGCCAATGTGAAAGTTACTTAGAAACTAACTACCACGGTTTGAAAACTTACTTACGTTTCCCGGTAGTTCTAGATGACGACGATTATACTGAACGTTTACACTACTATGTTCGTCACGCTTTGCAAAATGAAGAAATCAACTTTAAGCGTCAAGATGGTCGTTATAGTTTTGTTGAAGCATCAGAAATCCCAAAAGTTATTCAGTTTATTGTTGAAAATAAAACTAGCGGTCCACTTAATGTCGCCTCGGATGAAATCTATACAACAAAAGACTTTCTATCTCGTTTACTTTCAGGGACAGAGTTATCATCTTTGAATATTTGTTACGACTTAACACAAGAAGCTGCTCCTTTATCAAAGTATGATGAACCATTATCTGCGGCATATTTAACGTCACTTGGTTATCAAACAAGTCAATTAGATGATTGGTTCCCACAATTAATTCGTTCTCTTACCATTCAAGAAAGAAGTTAA
- a CDS encoding DUF4430 domain-containing protein → MKKVVTGLFSLVVIFMMVGCQPKTENKMTENDISIKVSLVEDGKEFKSETIKVADGENLETIMMDHYDAKSEQGMVTEIKGRQQIADDMKYWMFDVNGKPSAVGANAYEVKDGDLIEWKLNKLEM, encoded by the coding sequence ATGAAAAAAGTAGTAACAGGGTTATTTAGTTTAGTAGTAATCTTTATGATGGTTGGGTGTCAACCTAAAACAGAAAATAAGATGACTGAAAATGATATTTCAATTAAAGTATCTCTTGTTGAGGACGGCAAGGAGTTTAAATCAGAAACAATTAAAGTAGCTGATGGCGAAAATTTAGAAACAATTATGATGGATCATTATGATGCTAAGTCAGAACAAGGAATGGTAACAGAAATTAAAGGACGCCAACAAATTGCTGATGATATGAAATACTGGATGTTCGATGTTAACGGTAAACCGTCCGCAGTAGGAGCAAATGCTTATGAAGTAAAAGATGGCGACTTAATCGAATGGAAATTAAATAAATTAGAAATGTAA